TTCACGCCGCGGGTAACGTTCTATGTGGGCGTTCCGGACGTCGAGGAGGCGCTGCGCAAGGCGGAGGCGCTGGGCGGGCGGCGGCTGATGGGCCCGGAGCCGGGGAGCGGTGACTTCGCCGTGGGGCACTTCGCCGATCCGGAGGGCAACGTGATCGGGGTGGCCGGCCCCAGCGCGTGATCCGCCCGACCACGTGTCCGGAATGCTACCGTTCGAGGGGATTGCAATGAAGTACCTGCTCCTGATCTACAGCAACCCGGAGAACTGGGAACACCCCGTGTTCCTGCGCCACCCGGAGTTCCTGGCGATGCCGGCGTCCGAGCGTGCGGCGCTCGCGCACGAGTCCGAGGACTTGCACCGGGAGATCCGCGAGTCCGGTGAGCTGCTGGCCGGGGCCGCGCTCGCCGACCCGCTGACCACCCGCACGGTCCGGGTCCGCGACGGATCGCCGACCGTCACGGACGGGCCGTACCCGGAGGTCAAGGAGCACCTGGCCGGTTACCTGCTCCTCGACTGCGACGGTCCGGAGCGGGCCGCCGAGATCGCCGCCCGGATCCCGGACGCGCGGTTCGCCGCCGTGGAGGTCCATCCGATCATGGCCCTGTCCGGTCAGGAGATGTGAGCTCCGACGGTGTGGAGGACCTGCTGCGCCGGCACGCGCCGCAGGTCCTCGCCGCGCTGGTCCGCCGGTACGGCCACGTCGACACGGCCGAGGACGCGCTGCAGGAGGCGCTGCTGGCCGCCGCGACGCAGTGGCCGGCCGACGGCGTGCCCACCAGCCCCGCCGG
This genomic window from Catenuloplanes niger contains:
- a CDS encoding YciI family protein, which codes for MKYLLLIYSNPENWEHPVFLRHPEFLAMPASERAALAHESEDLHREIRESGELLAGAALADPLTTRTVRVRDGSPTVTDGPYPEVKEHLAGYLLLDCDGPERAAEIAARIPDARFAAVEVHPIMALSGQEM